Proteins from a genomic interval of Corynebacterium deserti GIMN1.010:
- a CDS encoding SDR family NAD(P)-dependent oxidoreductase codes for MAESGQKTALVTGASSGIGAASARALAHDGWKVFVAARRIDRLEKLAAEIGGVAVALDVTDQESVDALAASVGELDLLVNNAGGAKGLDSIQDANIDDWTWMYETNVLGTLRVTRAFMDRLIERDGHVINIGSIAGENPYVGGAGYNAAKFGVAAFNRVLRLETHQETLRVSEIDPGRVATEEFSLVRFGGDKERAESVYEDVLNLTAEDIAEAVRWVASLPKHMNIDRMRITPRDQV; via the coding sequence GTGGCTGAAAGCGGACAGAAAACGGCACTTGTAACCGGCGCTTCAAGTGGCATTGGCGCAGCTTCTGCCAGGGCATTGGCACATGACGGGTGGAAGGTCTTCGTGGCAGCGCGTCGTATTGATCGCCTGGAAAAGCTCGCTGCAGAAATAGGTGGCGTGGCAGTGGCGTTGGATGTTACCGACCAAGAGTCCGTGGATGCTCTCGCAGCTTCTGTGGGAGAGCTCGATTTGCTGGTCAACAACGCCGGCGGCGCCAAGGGCTTGGATTCAATCCAAGACGCCAATATTGATGATTGGACCTGGATGTATGAAACCAACGTCCTCGGCACCCTACGCGTCACCCGTGCGTTTATGGATCGCCTCATTGAACGCGACGGTCACGTAATCAACATCGGATCCATCGCAGGCGAAAACCCTTATGTGGGTGGTGCTGGCTACAACGCCGCTAAGTTCGGTGTTGCAGCGTTCAACCGCGTTTTGCGCCTGGAAACCCATCAAGAAACCCTGCGTGTCTCTGAGATTGATCCAGGTCGCGTGGCAACGGAAGAATTCTCCCTCGTCCGCTTCGGCGGCGACAAGGAGCGTGCGGAGTCTGTCTATGAGGATGTCTTAAACCTCACCGCAGAAGACATCGCTGAGGCTGTGCGCTGGGTGGCAAGCTTGCCCAAGCACATGAACATCGATCGCATGCGCATCACCCCGCGAGATCAGGTATAA
- a CDS encoding branched-chain amino acid aminotransferase, with protein sequence MTSIEFTVNRSENPTSPDRLKEILAAPKFGKFFTDHMVTIDWTEAEGWHNAQVQPYAPLPMDPATTVFHYGQAIFEGIKAYRHADGSIKTFRPEENAERMQRSAHRMAMPKLPTDLFIKSLELLVDVDQAWVPESGGESSLYLRPFMISTEVSLGVSPADAYKFIVIASPVGAYFTGGIKPVSVWLSEDYVRAAPGGTGDAKFAGNYAASLLAQAQAAEKGCDQVVWLDAIEHKYIEEMGGMNLGFIYRNGDKVKLVTPELSGSLLPGITRKSLLQVAQDLGYEVEERRISTAEWEADAKSGAMTEAFACGTAAVITPVGTVKSAHGDFEVNNNEVGEITLKLRETLTGIQQGSVEDQHGWLFPLVG encoded by the coding sequence ATGACGTCAATTGAGTTCACAGTAAACCGCTCCGAAAATCCGACGTCACCCGATCGTCTGAAGGAAATTCTTGCCGCACCGAAGTTCGGTAAGTTCTTCACCGACCACATGGTGACCATCGATTGGACAGAAGCGGAAGGTTGGCACAACGCCCAGGTACAGCCCTACGCGCCACTGCCAATGGATCCAGCTACCACCGTGTTCCACTACGGCCAGGCGATTTTCGAGGGCATTAAGGCCTACCGTCACGCAGATGGTTCCATCAAGACTTTCCGCCCGGAGGAAAACGCCGAGCGCATGCAGCGCTCCGCACACCGCATGGCCATGCCCAAGCTACCCACGGACTTGTTTATTAAGTCCCTGGAATTGCTTGTCGACGTCGACCAGGCCTGGGTTCCTGAAAGCGGCGGAGAATCATCCCTTTACCTGCGCCCATTTATGATCTCCACTGAGGTTTCCCTCGGCGTGAGCCCAGCTGACGCATACAAGTTCATCGTCATCGCATCCCCAGTGGGCGCGTACTTCACCGGCGGCATCAAGCCTGTTTCTGTGTGGCTGAGCGAAGACTACGTTCGTGCTGCTCCAGGCGGCACCGGTGACGCTAAGTTTGCTGGCAACTACGCAGCATCCCTGCTTGCTCAGGCACAGGCTGCGGAAAAGGGCTGCGACCAGGTCGTGTGGCTCGACGCCATTGAGCACAAGTACATCGAAGAAATGGGTGGCATGAACCTTGGGTTCATCTACCGAAACGGCGACAAGGTCAAGCTTGTCACTCCAGAACTATCAGGCTCTTTGCTTCCAGGTATCACCCGCAAGTCTCTTCTGCAGGTTGCCCAGGACTTGGGCTATGAGGTTGAAGAGCGCCGTATTTCCACCGCTGAGTGGGAAGCTGATGCCAAATCCGGTGCAATGACCGAAGCATTTGCTTGCGGTACCGCAGCGGTTATCACCCCCGTTGGCACCGTCAAGTCTGCTCACGGTGATTTCGAAGTGAACAACAACGAAGTAGGCGAGATCACCTTGAAGCTGCGCGAAACCCTCACTGGTATTCAGCAGGGGTCTGTGGAAGATCAGCACGGCTGGCTGTTCCCATTGGTTGGCTAG
- a CDS encoding leucyl aminopeptidase — protein sequence MSKDATLPVRGTVAELKLEKKLPKNIDAVVVALFQGEDALELAGGDLLDFIFSADQQAAILTQLEAVGATGKAQEITRIPGTDVAPVIAVGLGKADLLDDETLRRACGAAARSLKNLSHVATTIGDLGLAAAVTGFGLGSYSFKGLRKEVDEKDKKDDTSATTITFISTNKADKDEFVSSQIIVESVILARDFVNTPSSHLYPESYAVMAANEATKHGLKTEILDEKQLAEQGFGGILAVGNGSARKPRLLRIDWTPRKAKKSLALVGKGITFDTGGISLKPGANMDNMISDMGGSAAVLATVIAAARLNLPIAVAAYLPMAENMPSGDAFRPGDVITHYGGITSEILNTDAEGRLILADAIARASEDTPDYLIDTATLTGAQLVSLGLRTSGVMGTDEFRDSIAATGREVGEQAWAMPIPEELDEQVKSPVADLRNVTNSRFAGMSAAGRYLQEFVGEGIEWAHVDIAGPAYNTAGEYGYTPKRATGAPVRTFIQVLKDFSES from the coding sequence GTGTCAAAGGATGCAACGCTTCCCGTCCGTGGAACCGTTGCCGAGCTCAAGTTGGAAAAGAAGCTTCCCAAGAACATTGATGCTGTCGTCGTCGCCCTTTTCCAGGGTGAAGACGCGCTCGAACTCGCGGGTGGCGATCTGCTCGACTTCATTTTCAGCGCCGACCAGCAGGCAGCAATCCTCACCCAGCTTGAGGCAGTCGGGGCAACCGGCAAGGCGCAAGAAATTACGCGCATCCCAGGCACCGACGTCGCACCGGTCATTGCGGTTGGCTTGGGCAAGGCTGATTTGCTTGACGACGAAACCCTCCGCCGCGCCTGCGGCGCGGCGGCTCGCTCCTTGAAGAACCTCTCCCATGTTGCCACCACCATCGGCGATTTGGGTCTCGCCGCTGCAGTCACCGGCTTCGGCTTAGGTTCCTACTCCTTCAAGGGTCTGCGTAAAGAGGTAGACGAGAAAGACAAGAAGGATGACACCAGTGCCACCACGATCACCTTCATCAGCACCAACAAAGCTGATAAGGATGAATTCGTATCCTCTCAAATCATCGTGGAGTCAGTGATCCTGGCCCGCGACTTTGTGAACACCCCATCGTCCCACCTCTACCCAGAGTCCTACGCTGTCATGGCAGCAAACGAGGCGACCAAGCACGGCCTGAAAACGGAAATCCTCGATGAGAAGCAACTTGCAGAGCAAGGCTTCGGCGGCATCCTCGCAGTCGGCAATGGCTCGGCACGCAAGCCACGTCTTCTGCGCATCGATTGGACTCCACGCAAGGCCAAGAAATCCCTCGCGCTTGTTGGCAAGGGCATCACCTTTGATACCGGCGGAATCTCGCTGAAGCCAGGTGCCAATATGGACAACATGATCTCCGACATGGGCGGATCCGCAGCAGTCTTGGCCACGGTCATCGCCGCAGCACGCCTCAACCTCCCCATCGCTGTTGCTGCGTACCTCCCCATGGCTGAAAACATGCCTTCTGGTGACGCATTCCGCCCAGGCGATGTGATCACTCACTACGGCGGAATCACCTCAGAAATACTCAACACCGACGCCGAAGGCCGACTCATCCTTGCCGACGCCATCGCCCGCGCCTCCGAGGATACTCCTGACTACCTCATTGACACCGCGACGCTCACTGGAGCTCAACTAGTCTCCCTGGGACTTCGCACGTCCGGCGTCATGGGCACCGACGAGTTCCGCGACTCCATCGCAGCTACTGGCCGCGAGGTCGGTGAACAGGCGTGGGCAATGCCAATCCCAGAAGAGCTCGATGAGCAGGTCAAGTCCCCTGTTGCTGACCTGCGCAACGTCACCAACTCCCGCTTTGCTGGCATGTCCGCTGCGGGCCGTTACCTCCAGGAATTTGTCGGCGAGGGCATCGAGTGGGCCCACGTGGATATCGCAGGCCCTGCCTACAATACCGCTGGCGAGTACGGTTACACCCCGAAGCGCGCGACCGGAGCACCAGTTCGAACCTTCATTCAGGTCTTGAAAGACTTCTCTGAAAGCTAA
- the sucB gene encoding 2-oxoglutarate dehydrogenase, E2 component, dihydrolipoamide succinyltransferase encodes MAFSVEMPELGESVTEGTITQWLKSVGDTVEVDEPLLEVSTDKVDTEIPSPVAGVILEIKAEEDDTVDVGGVIAIIGDADESPSNDAPAQEEAPAAEEAPAEEEEAPKAAAPASSGAATDVEMPELGESVTEGTITQWLKAVGDTVEVDEPLLEVSTDKVDTEIPSPVAGTIIEILANEDDTVDVGAVIARIGDANAAPAEEAPAKEEPKAEAPAQEAPAKEEPKAEAPKEEAPKAAAPASSGAATDVEMPELGESVTEGTITQWLKAVGDTVEVDEPLLEVSTDKVDTEIPSPVAGTIIEILANEDDTVDVGAVIARIGDANAAPAEEAPAKEEPKAEAPAQEAPAKEEPKEEAPKAAAPAAEPKKEAAQAAPASASGDNVPYVTPLVRKLAEKHGVDLNTVSGTGIGGRIRKQDVLAAANGEAAPAAAATPVSAASTKSVDPEKAKLRGTTQKVNRIREITAKKTVEALQISAQLTQLHEVDMTRVAELRKKAKPAFIEKHGVNLTYLPFFVKAVVEALVSHPNVNASYNAKTKEMTYHSSVNVSIAVDTPAGLLTPVIHDAQDLSLPKIAKAIADLADRARNNKLKPNDLSGGTFTITNIGSEGALSDTPILVPPQAGILGTGAIVKRPVVITEDGIDSIAIRQMVFLPLTYDHQVVDGADAGRFLTTIKDRLETANFEGDLQL; translated from the coding sequence ATGGCGTTCTCCGTAGAGATGCCCGAGCTGGGCGAATCAGTTACCGAAGGCACAATCACCCAGTGGTTGAAGTCCGTTGGTGACACCGTTGAGGTAGATGAGCCTTTGCTCGAAGTCTCAACCGACAAAGTCGACACCGAAATCCCTTCTCCTGTCGCCGGCGTCATCCTCGAAATCAAAGCTGAAGAGGACGACACCGTAGACGTCGGTGGCGTCATCGCCATTATTGGTGACGCTGATGAGTCACCTTCTAACGACGCTCCAGCACAGGAAGAAGCACCAGCAGCTGAAGAAGCACCTGCTGAAGAAGAGGAAGCACCTAAGGCTGCTGCTCCTGCATCTTCCGGCGCTGCAACCGATGTTGAAATGCCAGAACTTGGCGAATCCGTCACCGAAGGCACCATCACCCAGTGGCTCAAGGCTGTCGGCGACACCGTAGAAGTAGACGAACCACTCCTCGAGGTCTCCACCGACAAGGTCGACACCGAGATCCCATCCCCAGTCGCAGGCACCATCATTGAAATCCTCGCAAACGAGGATGACACCGTCGACGTCGGCGCAGTCATCGCCCGCATCGGCGACGCCAACGCAGCTCCAGCCGAAGAAGCACCCGCTAAGGAAGAGCCAAAGGCAGAAGCACCTGCGCAAGAGGCACCTGCAAAGGAAGAGCCAAAGGCAGAGGCACCTAAGGAAGAAGCACCTAAGGCTGCTGCTCCTGCATCTTCCGGCGCTGCAACCGATGTTGAAATGCCAGAACTTGGCGAATCCGTCACCGAAGGCACCATCACCCAGTGGCTCAAGGCTGTCGGCGACACCGTAGAAGTAGACGAACCACTCCTCGAGGTCTCCACCGACAAGGTCGACACCGAGATCCCATCCCCAGTCGCAGGCACCATCATTGAAATCCTCGCAAACGAGGATGACACCGTCGACGTCGGCGCAGTCATCGCCCGCATCGGCGACGCCAACGCAGCTCCAGCCGAAGAAGCACCCGCTAAGGAAGAGCCAAAGGCAGAAGCACCTGCGCAAGAGGCACCTGCAAAGGAAGAGCCAAAGGAAGAAGCACCTAAGGCTGCTGCTCCAGCTGCTGAGCCAAAGAAGGAAGCAGCTCAGGCCGCTCCTGCATCTGCATCCGGTGACAACGTTCCTTACGTAACCCCACTGGTTCGCAAGCTTGCTGAAAAGCACGGCGTTGACCTCAACACCGTTTCCGGCACCGGTATCGGTGGCCGTATCCGCAAGCAGGACGTCCTGGCAGCAGCCAACGGCGAGGCTGCGCCTGCAGCAGCTGCAACTCCTGTATCTGCAGCATCCACCAAGTCTGTTGATCCCGAGAAGGCTAAGCTGCGCGGTACCACCCAGAAGGTCAACCGCATCCGTGAGATCACCGCGAAGAAGACCGTTGAGGCCCTGCAGATCTCTGCACAGCTCACCCAGCTCCATGAGGTCGATATGACTCGTGTTGCTGAGTTGCGTAAGAAGGCAAAGCCTGCGTTCATCGAGAAGCACGGGGTTAACCTCACCTACCTGCCATTCTTCGTGAAGGCTGTTGTTGAGGCTTTGGTTTCCCACCCGAACGTCAACGCGTCCTACAACGCTAAGACCAAGGAGATGACCTACCACTCCTCCGTCAACGTCTCCATCGCAGTGGACACCCCAGCTGGTCTGCTCACCCCAGTCATCCACGATGCTCAGGACCTCTCCCTGCCAAAGATCGCAAAGGCCATCGCTGACTTGGCTGATCGTGCACGCAACAACAAGCTGAAGCCAAACGATCTGTCCGGCGGCACCTTCACCATCACCAACATTGGTTCCGAAGGCGCACTGTCTGACACCCCAATCCTGGTTCCACCACAGGCTGGCATCCTGGGTACCGGTGCAATCGTTAAGCGTCCAGTGGTGATCACCGAGGACGGCATCGATTCCATCGCTATCCGCCAGATGGTCTTCCTGCCACTGACCTACGACCACCAGGTCGTTGACGGTGCAGATGCTGGTCGCTTCCTGACCACCATCAAGGACCGCCTGGAGACCGCCAACTTCGAAGGCGACCTGCAGCTCTAA
- the lipB gene encoding lipoyl(octanoyl) transferase LipB, whose amino-acid sequence MTAPRAPFFPADLSIRASNAPIEIQRLGLVDYQEAWDYQAKLALQRANSEIEDQLLIVEHPSVYTAGKRTQPEDMPTNGLPVINADRGGRITWHGPGQLVIYPIVKLAEPIDVVDYVRRLEEALIHVVREMGVSDAGRIDGRSGVWVPAHDGWVDSKVAAIGIRITRGVAMHGVAINCNNTLDFYEHIVPCGIADAGLTTLSRELKRDVTTEELVDVSIAALDDALAGRLTVENHSFASASDPTKNLPKRG is encoded by the coding sequence ATGACTGCACCACGCGCCCCCTTCTTCCCCGCTGATTTGTCTATTCGCGCATCTAATGCACCGATTGAGATTCAGCGCTTGGGACTAGTCGATTACCAGGAAGCTTGGGACTACCAAGCGAAACTCGCCCTCCAACGAGCAAACAGTGAGATTGAAGATCAATTGCTCATTGTGGAACACCCCTCGGTATATACCGCTGGAAAACGTACTCAGCCAGAAGATATGCCCACAAATGGCTTACCAGTGATTAATGCTGACCGTGGAGGTCGCATCACCTGGCATGGGCCAGGCCAATTGGTCATCTACCCCATCGTCAAGCTCGCAGAACCTATCGACGTTGTCGATTACGTTCGACGCTTGGAAGAAGCCCTCATTCATGTTGTTCGTGAAATGGGTGTGAGTGACGCCGGTCGTATCGATGGGCGCTCAGGTGTATGGGTCCCAGCTCATGATGGTTGGGTAGACAGCAAAGTCGCAGCCATTGGCATTCGCATTACACGCGGAGTAGCAATGCATGGTGTGGCAATCAACTGCAACAACACCCTCGACTTCTACGAACATATCGTGCCGTGTGGGATTGCTGATGCAGGTCTCACCACCCTCTCTAGAGAGCTCAAGCGCGATGTCACCACTGAGGAATTGGTGGATGTGTCGATCGCGGCTTTAGATGATGCGTTGGCTGGTCGACTTACCGTGGAAAACCATTCCTTTGCCAGTGCTTCAGACCCTACGAAGAACCTCCCAAAACGGGGGTAA
- the lipA gene encoding lipoyl synthase, which produces MTIAPEGRRLLRVEARNSETPIETKPRWIRNQVKNGPEYKDMKERVAGASLHTVCQEAGCPNIHECWESREATFLIGGANCSRRCDFCMINSARPEPLDRGEPLRVAESVREMQLNYSTITGVTRDDLDDEGAWLYAEVVRKIHELNPNTGVENLVPDFSGKKDLLHEVFESRPEVFAHNVETVPRIFKRIRPAFRYERSLDVIRQARDFGLVTKSNLILGMGETKEEITEALQDLHDAGCDIITITQYLRPGPLYHPIERWVKPEEFVEHAEAAKEMGFAAVMSGPLVRSSYRAGRLYAQAMEFRGEEIPAHLAHLKDTSGGSTAQEASTLLERYGASDDTPVVSFN; this is translated from the coding sequence GTGACTATCGCACCTGAAGGACGACGACTGCTACGCGTCGAGGCTAGGAACTCAGAAACCCCGATTGAGACGAAGCCTCGATGGATTAGAAACCAGGTCAAAAACGGACCTGAATACAAGGATATGAAGGAACGCGTCGCCGGTGCTTCCTTGCACACTGTTTGTCAGGAAGCTGGCTGCCCCAACATTCATGAGTGCTGGGAATCCCGTGAGGCAACATTCCTCATTGGTGGCGCAAACTGCTCACGTCGCTGTGACTTCTGCATGATTAACTCTGCTCGCCCAGAGCCACTCGACCGCGGTGAGCCTTTGCGCGTTGCTGAATCTGTGCGCGAAATGCAGCTGAACTACTCCACCATCACTGGCGTGACCCGCGATGACCTGGATGATGAGGGCGCATGGCTGTACGCAGAGGTTGTTCGCAAGATTCACGAGCTCAACCCCAACACTGGTGTTGAGAATCTTGTACCTGACTTCTCTGGCAAGAAGGACTTGCTGCACGAGGTTTTTGAATCTCGGCCTGAGGTCTTTGCCCACAACGTGGAGACCGTGCCACGTATCTTCAAGCGTATTCGCCCTGCATTCCGCTACGAGCGTTCGCTTGATGTCATCCGTCAGGCTCGTGATTTCGGTTTGGTCACCAAGTCCAACCTCATTTTGGGCATGGGTGAGACCAAGGAAGAAATCACCGAGGCGCTGCAGGATCTCCACGATGCTGGCTGTGACATCATCACCATCACCCAGTACCTGCGCCCAGGCCCTCTATACCACCCCATCGAGCGTTGGGTGAAGCCTGAAGAGTTCGTCGAGCACGCTGAAGCGGCGAAGGAAATGGGCTTCGCAGCTGTCATGTCCGGACCTTTGGTGCGTTCGTCATACCGGGCGGGTCGACTGTACGCGCAGGCTATGGAGTTCCGTGGTGAAGAAATCCCAGCACATCTGGCTCACCTGAAGGACACCTCCGGTGGCTCCACTGCTCAGGAAGCGTCCACCTTGCTGGAGCGCTACGGCGCATCGGACGATACCCCCGTGGTGTCGTTCAACTAG
- a CDS encoding DUF4191 domain-containing protein — protein MADANKQAEKAAKKQVKAAKRAQRKQTRSQMWQVFNMQRKQDKALIPLMLLAVLGIPLILFLIGMLWGGEWWMLPIGIAAGVVAAMFIFTRRVERDVYKRAEGQQGAAGWAVENLRSGVGMTWRTKTAVAVTTHMDAVHRVIGLSGVVLVGEGSSHRLKPLMAQQKKRLNRVAPGVPVYEIITGNEEGQVPLARLQRELVKLPRNYKKNEVASLAARIEAMDNVGNNAGAALPKGPMPKGASMSGMNRRARRQAERKGEQ, from the coding sequence ATGGCAGACGCGAACAAACAGGCTGAAAAAGCCGCCAAAAAGCAGGTAAAGGCCGCGAAGAGGGCTCAGCGTAAGCAGACGCGCTCCCAAATGTGGCAAGTTTTCAATATGCAGCGCAAGCAGGATAAGGCGCTTATCCCGCTGATGTTGCTGGCTGTACTCGGTATTCCGCTGATTTTGTTCTTGATCGGCATGCTGTGGGGCGGCGAATGGTGGATGCTGCCTATCGGTATTGCTGCTGGTGTGGTTGCTGCAATGTTTATCTTCACCCGTCGCGTTGAGCGCGACGTATACAAGCGCGCTGAAGGCCAGCAAGGTGCTGCTGGTTGGGCCGTGGAAAACCTGCGCTCTGGCGTGGGCATGACCTGGCGCACCAAGACCGCTGTTGCTGTGACCACCCACATGGACGCTGTGCACCGCGTTATCGGACTATCCGGAGTGGTACTCGTTGGTGAAGGTTCCTCTCACCGACTGAAGCCATTAATGGCTCAGCAGAAGAAGCGCCTCAACCGCGTTGCTCCTGGTGTTCCTGTGTACGAAATCATCACCGGTAACGAAGAAGGCCAGGTCCCTCTGGCAAGGCTGCAGCGTGAATTGGTCAAGCTTCCACGCAACTACAAGAAGAATGAAGTTGCTTCCCTGGCTGCTCGTATTGAGGCCATGGATAATGTGGGCAACAACGCCGGTGCTGCGCTGCCAAAGGGCCCAATGCCTAAAGGTGCAAGCATGTCCGGCATGAACCGACGTGCTCGTCGCCAGGCAGAGCGCAAGGGCGAGCAGTAA
- a CDS encoding aspartate:alanine exchanger family transporter: MSLLVENQLLALVVIMTLGLLIGRIKIFGFRLGVAAVLFVGLGLSTIEPDIAVPHLIYVVGLSLFVYTIGLEAGPSFFKSLKTTGLRNNALALGAIVSTTAVAWGLISALGISAASGAGMFTGALTNTPAMAAVVDSLPALIDDSGELRTVSELPVIAYSLAYPLGVLIVIIAIAIFSAIFKINHNREAEEAGVAVHELVGKRIRVTKEGLPAVENLPHLLGLTIIVSRVERNGEQFIPEAGDRSRIGDVLTVVGTEAELDKACVEIGELLEGDPYSDIDLHYRRIFVSNSDVVGTPLEKLQPYLQGMLITRIRRGDTDLVASPEMTLQLGDRVRVVAPADRLSEATRFLGDSYKKLSDFNLLPLAAGLALGILVGMLEFPLPGGTSIKLGNAGGPLVVALVLGLLSRTGKFVWHIPYGANLALRQFGITLFLAAIGTTAGAGFRAAMSDPQSLTIIGVGALITLFMSLLVLIIGHKVMRIPFGETAGILAGTQTHPAVLSYVSETAKNDLPAMGYTSVYPLAMISKILAAQVLLFLLM; this comes from the coding sequence GTGAGCCTTCTCGTAGAAAATCAATTACTTGCGTTGGTCGTCATCATGACGCTTGGTTTGCTCATCGGCCGGATTAAAATCTTCGGATTCCGCCTCGGTGTCGCAGCCGTCCTCTTTGTCGGCCTCGGCCTATCCACCATTGAGCCGGATATCGCAGTGCCCCACCTCATTTATGTCGTTGGTCTGTCCCTATTCGTCTACACCATCGGCCTTGAAGCAGGTCCGAGCTTTTTCAAATCGCTCAAAACCACCGGATTGCGTAACAATGCACTCGCCCTCGGCGCGATTGTCTCCACCACCGCTGTAGCGTGGGGACTAATCTCAGCGCTAGGAATCAGCGCCGCCTCTGGCGCCGGCATGTTCACCGGTGCGCTCACCAACACCCCAGCTATGGCTGCGGTAGTCGATTCGCTGCCTGCGCTTATCGACGATTCTGGTGAGCTTCGCACTGTCTCTGAACTCCCAGTCATTGCGTATTCTCTTGCCTACCCGCTCGGTGTCCTCATTGTGATTATCGCCATTGCAATTTTCTCAGCGATCTTCAAGATCAACCACAACCGCGAGGCAGAAGAAGCGGGCGTGGCTGTTCACGAACTCGTGGGCAAACGCATTCGTGTGACCAAAGAGGGACTGCCGGCTGTTGAAAATCTTCCACATCTTCTGGGTCTGACGATCATCGTCTCCCGCGTTGAGCGCAACGGTGAGCAGTTTATTCCAGAGGCCGGCGACCGTTCCCGCATCGGCGATGTACTCACCGTGGTGGGCACCGAGGCCGAGTTGGACAAGGCCTGCGTAGAAATCGGCGAACTTCTTGAAGGCGATCCTTATAGCGACATTGACCTCCACTACCGCCGTATCTTCGTTTCCAACAGCGACGTAGTGGGCACTCCCCTAGAAAAGCTTCAACCCTACCTTCAAGGAATGCTGATTACCCGCATCAGGCGTGGTGACACCGACTTGGTGGCATCACCTGAAATGACGCTGCAATTGGGCGACCGCGTGCGGGTTGTCGCACCCGCGGATCGTCTCAGCGAGGCAACCCGATTCTTGGGTGACTCCTACAAGAAGCTCTCTGACTTCAACCTGCTTCCCCTGGCAGCTGGCCTAGCATTGGGCATTTTGGTGGGCATGTTGGAATTCCCCCTCCCCGGTGGCACGTCCATCAAGTTGGGTAACGCCGGTGGACCACTCGTTGTCGCATTGGTGCTGGGCCTACTCAGCCGCACCGGAAAGTTCGTGTGGCACATTCCCTACGGCGCTAACCTGGCCCTTCGTCAATTCGGAATCACATTGTTCCTCGCAGCCATTGGCACCACCGCGGGTGCCGGTTTCCGCGCAGCAATGAGCGATCCCCAATCACTGACCATCATCGGCGTAGGCGCACTGATCACGCTGTTTATGTCACTACTCGTGCTGATCATTGGCCACAAGGTGATGAGGATTCCATTTGGCGAAACCGCGGGTATTTTGGCCGGTACGCAAACTCATCCAGCGGTGCTAAGCTACGTGTCTGAAACAGCCAAAAATGATCTTCCCGCGATGGGTTATACGTCGGTGTATCCGTTGGCGATGATCTCAAAGATTCTGGCGGCGCAGGTGCTGCTGTTTTTGCTTATGTAG
- a CDS encoding RDD family protein: MAKPKRSWLDGPEIPADFDDPDAPGRWPGEKLGMPKDGAGSLVSVARRISGVCIDWIISWIIAIVLSTFTDALGDVATSTLIVFVILGWLSAWFFARTPGHAILGMGVARVDAEARVGWWRALVRSLLTILILPAVMVDSDGRGLHDKATGTAVIRG, encoded by the coding sequence ATGGCTAAGCCGAAGAGAAGCTGGCTTGACGGACCAGAAATTCCAGCAGACTTTGATGATCCTGATGCCCCAGGCCGTTGGCCAGGTGAAAAGCTTGGAATGCCCAAGGACGGCGCGGGATCACTCGTTTCCGTTGCCCGTCGCATTTCAGGGGTGTGCATTGACTGGATCATCTCGTGGATCATCGCCATTGTCTTGAGCACCTTCACCGATGCGTTGGGCGATGTCGCAACTTCAACCCTTATTGTATTCGTCATCTTGGGCTGGCTCAGCGCATGGTTCTTTGCCCGCACCCCGGGGCATGCGATCCTCGGCATGGGTGTGGCTCGCGTCGATGCGGAAGCCCGCGTTGGCTGGTGGCGTGCGTTGGTTCGATCGTTGCTGACCATCCTCATTCTCCCAGCTGTTATGGTTGATTCGGATGGACGTGGCCTCCACGATAAGGCCACCGGAACTGCAGTTATTCGCGGCTAA